CCTCGCGGGACAGCGTGTCGCAGAACGGCATGCAGCCGACGCACCTGCGGGTCCCCGTCGGCACGACGGTGACGTTCCGCAATCCGGGGGCCGACACGTTCCCGAGCTTCCCCAACGTGAAGGACCACTGCGCGACGCAGTTCTTCGAAGGCGAGTTCAACGTCAAGCTGAAGCCGGGGGAGACCTACCAGCACACGTTCGACCGTGCCGGAGAGTACTTCTTCAACGACTGCACCGACCCGCGGCCGACCGGGAAGATCGAGGTATACCTCACGCCCAAGGATCAGCCGGGCGCGCTGAAGTTCACGCCGGGCACGCTCAACCTGGGGTCGGGGACCGGACTGTTCACCGGGGTGAACGGCAAGGTCTCGGCGCACTTCGAGCTGCCGGCGGGCTACACGTACGACAGCGGTGCGGCGCTCGTCACGCCGCTGTCGTCGACGGTCGTGGAGGCGTCGAAGGTGACCGCCAACAAGAACCGGATCATCGTCCAGTTCGATGCGGCCGACGTCGACAACAACGTGCCCACAGGCGAGGTGACACTCACCGTGAGGGTGAACGTCCTCAATGCCGCGGGCGTGCAGGAGCAGCTCTCGTCCACCGCCACGGTGACGGTCGTCAAGTAACCTCTCGCGACATCAGTCGATCCGCCCCCGTCGTTCGCGACGGGGGCGGATCGCCTTGTCCGGGACCGGTGTCCCATTCGGCGAAACTCTTCTTTGCACGCGTCCCACGGACGGCCAGAGTCGCATGGGCGGCGGTGCGCCCGCGCACGCCCGGCCCGGCATCAACAGAGAGGTTGGCAATGCACGCTGACACCATGGCGGTGAAGCCATGACGGACAAGGACCCCGGCGCGGAGCCCGAGGAGGGCAACGGCGCGGAGCCCGAGAAGGGCACCGGTGCCGAGCCCGGCGAGGTGTCGGACGACACCCGTTCCATACCTCTTCGCGACTCGATCTTCCCGCAGACGAACACCTTCTTCACGACCCCCAAGTTCAATCAGGGCCTCCCGCCCGACCCCCTCGTCATCCGTGTCCTGTCGGCGATCGAGATCACCATCGCCGTCACGCTCTTCGCGGGCATCATCTTCGGCGTCATGTATCAGGTGCTCGGCCGGTACTTCCCTTCGGTCAGCTGGGTGGGCGCGGGTGAGCTCGCGCTCCTCTCGATGATCGCCCTCACCTTCATCACGACCGGATACCTCGTCGGGCGCAACGGGCACATCGTGCTCGAGATCTTCGACGAGATGCTCGCCGGAACGCGGCTCTTCATCGCTCTGCGCGTCATCTCGGCGGTCATCATGGTTCTCACGAGCATCGCTCTCGCCTATGAGGCCTGGGTCAAGATCGAGACGGAGTGGGGCCGGCTGAGCGCTGCGATGCATCTGCCGCTCGGTGTGATCTACATCTTCGCCCTCGTCGGGTTCCTGTCGGCCGCGGTCCACTCGTCGTTCAAGATCCCCTACGCGAACCGCCCCGAGCGCAAGCTCGACATCGGTGAGATGGAGGGCTGAGGATGGATCTCTGGCTCTACATCCTGCTGTTCGTCGTCTTCCTGCTCCTTCGCGTCCCCGTCGCCTTCGCGATGATCGCGTCGAGCATGCTCTACTTCTACAGCCACGGGCTCTCTGCCGGTTACGCGATCTCGTCGATCGTGAACGGCATCAACAGCTTCCCGCTGCTCGCCGTCCCGCTGTTCATCTTCGTCGGCACCATCGCGAACAACCTCGGCATCGCCACCCGGCTGTACGACCTGGCGCGCGCACTCCTTCCCCGTCTTCCGGGCAACCTCGCGTACGTCAATCTCGGCACGGCGATCGGCTTCTCGTGGATCAGCGGGTCGGCGCTCGCCGACGCCGCATCGACGAGCAAGGTGCAGATCCCCCAGATGCTGAAGGCGGGCTATCCCTACGGCTTCTCGTCGGGCCTGACGGCGTCGGGGTCGCTCATGAGCACGGTGATGCCCCCCAGCATCCCGGCCGTCCTGTTCGCCGCGACGGCCTCGATCTCGACGGGAGCACTCTTCGCAGGCTCGATCATCCCGGCCATGCTCATGGCCGTCGGTCTCGCCGCGTACATCTTCTTCTGGGTGCGACGACACCCCGACGTAGCGGTGAGTCGACCGTTCAACAGCTCGATGCTCGGCAAGGCCGCTGTGCGCGTGATCGGGCCGGCGCTGCTTCCCGTGATCATCCTCGGCGGCATCTTCAGCGGGCTCTTCACGGCGACCGAGAGCGCGGGAATCGCGGCCGTGTACATGCTGATACTCGGAGCGATCTACCGCACGCTCACATGGCCGGTCTTCTGGAAGTCGGCCAAGGAGACCGTCGTCATCGCCGGCGGCATCCTCCTCATCCTGGGTGCCTCGAACCTGATGGGCCAGGTGCTCGCCCGCGAGCAGGTCTCGCGGCACCTGGGCGAGTGGCTCACGGGCCTGACGGACAACCCCATCGTGTTCCTGCTGATGCTCAACGTGCTGCTGATCCTGCTCGGCATCCCCCCTCGAGGCGCCGCCGGTGATCCTCGTGCTGGTGCCCATCCTGATGCCGATCGTCGGGCAGTTCGGGATCGAGCCGGTGCAGCTGGGCGTGATCATGATCCTCAACCTGATGATCGGGTCGCTCACGCCACCCGTCGGTGCGGTCCTGTTCGTCGTCGGGTCGATCACGCGCAGACCCATGGGCGAGCTCTTCCGAGGAATCCTCCCGTTCCTCGTCCCACTGGGTACCGTCCTCCTCCTGCTGACGCTCTTCCCGATCATCGTGACGTTCCTGCCGCAGCTGCTCGGCTTGCTGTAGCGGATCCCTTCCCGGCTCCGGTGTGTCCCCGCGATCGTGCAAGGGGACGCACCGGGGGACGGGATCATCGTGAAAGGAGTCTTCCGTGGCAAGAGCGCTCTTCGTGCTGAACGGGTCGAACCTGAACATGCTCGGTCAGCGGGAGCCGGAGCTCTACGGCACCGCGACCCTGGCCGATGTCCGCGCGGACTGTGAGCGGTTGGCGGGTGAGCTCGGCTTCGATCTCTTCTTCGCGCAGTCCAATGCCGAACACGAGCTCGTCGAGTGGGTGCAGGAGGCGTTCCGCCGGAACGCGGCGGTGGTCATCAACCCGGCCGGATTCAGCTTCGGGTCGGTTCCGCTGCTGGACGCCCTTCACATTCTCTCGGCACCCATCGTGGAAGTGCACATCACGAACATCCATGCCCGCGACGCCGCGCACCGGCATTCGCTCATCTCGACCGTGGCGCGCGTGGTGATCGCGGGTGCGGGGGTCTTCGGATACGAGCTCGCGATCCGCGCCGCCGACCGGTTGATGCTCGACCACCCTGAGTGATCTCATGCCGCCGACGGCTCGAGCGGGTCAGGAGCGCAGGATCGCCTCCGCTGCTTCACACCCGAACACGAGGGCCTTCGTGAGCGCGGTTCCGGTCATGTACGACGCGCCGTGGAATCCGCCCGCCACCTCTCCGGCAGCGTAGAGCCGCTCGATGCGGCTCCCGTCCACCCGCTTCACCGCGGTGTCGGGCTCGACGCTCAGTCCCCCGTATGTCGACGTCATCGCCGTCACCGCGGGGTAGGCGTAGAACGGGCCGATCTCGACCGGCAGCAGCGCGCCGACCCCGTTCACGAGGCCGGTGCGTCCGAAATCATCCTCCCGTCGTCCGATCGCCGCATCGTTGTAGCGCGCGATCGTCTGCTCGAGTGCATCCGCCGGGATGCCGAGCGCGTGGGCGAGGGCTGCCACGGTCGGCGCGCTGTGCAGATGACCGAGCTCCTCGATGCGATCCATGTCCGACAGCGGCACACCGGGGCGAGAGAGGGCTCGCACCCGCGCATCGAAGATCTGGAAGGCCATCCGTCGGGGCTGGTCGAGCACGGCGGATCCCAGGACCTTGTACGACTCCGACTCGTCGGCGAAGCGCTCGCCGTGCGCGTTCACGAGGATTCCACCGAGGTAATTGGCAGTGAGCAGCTCGTGCTCATCATCCGTGGTCTCGGCGTGCTGACCGTACGTGCCGGTGACGTGGCCGATGTCGGCGAGGCCGGCGCCCAGCATCCATGCCATCCGGATTCCGTCGCCCGTATTGCCCACGCCGCCGTACGGCATGGCGGCCGCCTGGTCCGGCACGAAGAGCTCGAGCAGCTCCCGAGAGCGCGAGAACCCGCCGGTGGTCAGGACGACTCCGGCCTCTGCGGCGAGGACCGCACCTCCGGAACGGATGCCCACGACCCGTGTTCCGTCGAAGACGAGGCCCTCTCCCGGTTGGTCGACGAGGACGACGGCGCCCGCCGCGACGGCTTCACGCTGCAGATGCCCGAGGAGATCGGGCATTCGCACGAGGTGGGCGCGTGCGACCGTCATACCGGCGCTGATCTTGAGCTCGTCGGTCCAGGCATCGGCCCTGTCGATGGCCTCGAGGGCGAGAGCCTGGCGGGCGACCAGCGCACGCAGGAGCGATTCGTCGGCGAAGCCCCCGCCGGTCGCGAGCATGTCGGCGAGGAAGACGGCCTCGGAATCGTCTACACGCTGACTCCGTTGCAGAGGAGTGCCGGAGAGGGCGAACCAGCCCCCGCTCATCGCGGAGCTCCCGCCGATCCGATCCCGCTTCTCCAGCAAGGCGACACGGAGCCCTGATCCGGCGAGGCGGCGAGTGGCGGCCAGGCCGGCGAGGCCCGCCCCCACGACGATCGCGTCGAATCCGCGAGCCTCTGCGTTCTTCATCGCGGATTCCGGCGGTCGACAGGCCGTGTCATGCGTCCTCTGGATCCGGGAGGTCGTTCCGGAACTTCGTCACGTCGACGGTCCGGCCGGTGCGCGCCGCAAGGTCGGCGGCCTCGACGAGCGCCAGCGTGCGGGACGCATCCTCCGCGGTGACGAGGGGGTCGGCCTCCCCGCTGGCGACCTCCAGGAAGTGGTCGAGCTGAGCCTGGAAGGATCCGCGCTGGGGTGTTGGAAGGTACGTGCGCGACAGCGGCGAGTGCCAATCCGGGGACGCTCCCGCCTCATACGAGTACTTCGCCAGGTTCGGCACGGAGAGTGCCGCGCGCGTGCCCACGAATCGGTAGGCATCCCCGTCGGGGAGGAAGGGGAAGGCCATCGTCTCCTCGGTCGCCTGGTCCCAGCCCCACGGCGACACTCCCGCATCTGACGCCACGAAGCTCCCGACCACGCCGCTCTCGAATCGAAGCGTCAGCGAGACGGTGTCCTCGACCTCGAAGCCCCGTGCCTGCGAGCTGTAGAGCGCCTGGATCTGGGCGACTTCGCCGCACAGGTGCCTCAGCAGATCCAGATCGTGCACGACGTTGATGAGCGTCACACCTGCGCCCTTTCTGCGGTGCCATTCCACGTCCGCGAAGTAGGCGTCGTCCTTGCGCGCCGACCACATCCCGCTGACGGCTACGACCTCGCCGAGCTCACCGTCCGAGATCGCCCGGCGGGCCCGCGCGACCGCGGGATGGTGGCGGCGGTGGTGGCCGACGAGAAGGCGCCCCTCGAGCCGGGCGACGGCGTCGACCAGTCGACGGGACTCCGCGTAGTCGACGGCGGCCGGCTTCTCGAGCAGCACCGCGACGCCGGCCTCCAAGCAGTCGATCGCGGTCTCGACATGGAGGGCGTTGGGATTCGCGATGACCACGGCGTCGACCTGCCCGGCGTCCAGCATCTCGCCGGCTGACGTGAAGACGGGACACCCGACGTCCGGGTCGGTCACGGCCGGGTCCGCGATGGCCGCCAGGGCGGCCCCGCGGGCGCCTCTGATGAAGTCGATGTGCTGGCGACCCATGAAGCCCGCACCGATCACCCCGACTCGAACCGGGGGCGATCCGGATACCGTCACTGGTCCTCCCTCGCGTACGCGCAGCGCCGCGCCTCGCCCCGAGCGTAGGCCACCGCGCTGCGTCCGACACGGGTCGTTCCATTCAGCGGAGAGGGCCGCAGGCGGGTTCGCGGGCACATGTTCCACTCGACGGGACATCGCTTTTCGCCCCGATCGAAGTGGGTCAGAGTCAGCACTGCCACCGGGCCGTAACGTGACTCGTGGTCGACGCCGTCTCACCCGTACGAGCAGTGTCGACCGGATGCCGCGCTCCGGCCTCACAACGGCACGTCAGAACTTGCACGACGACGTGCAGAGAATCAGAGGAGAGTCCCATGAGCACAGCCCGCTCGGCCCGCCGCGGCATCTTCGCCGCGTCGGCGTTCGCAGCAATCGCTCTCGTCGCCGCCGGCTGCGCCGGCGGAGGCACCCCCGAGAGTTCGTCCGGCGAGACCGCGCAGGCGAGCGAGCCTGTCACGCTCACCGTCGCGACCAGCCAGAACGAGGAGACGCCGAACTACTACTGCGGCGTCGAGCTCCTCAAAGAGCGGCTCGAGGATGCCGACATCGGCTTCACGGTCGAGCTGTACCCGGCGAGCCAGCTCGGCCCCGACGCCGACCGGTTCCCGCTCGTGCAGGCCGGTGACATCGACATCGACCTCCAGGGGGCGTCGGCGCTGAGCTCGACGTATGAGCCCATCGGCGTCGTGGACGCGGCCTACGCCTTCGACGACGTGGACCACGCCTTCAACTGGATCGACGAGGGGTCGGAGGACCTGTTCGGCGCCTTCCACGATTCGACCGGCGTCAACATCGTCGACGGCTGGTTCTTCGGCAACCGCACCTTCACGACGAAGGATGTGAAGGTCAAGAGCCCGGACGATCTCGAGGGCGTGCCGATCCGCTTCCCGAACTCGCCCCAGTTCCTCGCCAATGCCGAGGCGCTGGGCGTCACGAACCCCGTCTCGGTTGCGGTCGAGGAGGTGTACTCGGCGCTGCAGCAGGGGATCGCCGTCGGTCAGGAGAACCCGATCGTCGCGACGCACTCGTCCAGCTACGACGAGGTGCTCAACACCGTGGTGCTCAACAACCACAATGTCGGCATCCACTGGATCCTCGTCAGCGACAAGACGTACGACAAGATGAGCGACGAGCAGGCAGAGCTGCTCGAGAAGACGATCCACGAGATCCGCCCCGAGAACCGCACCTGCGTCGAAGAGGCGACGGACGAGATCCTGGACGAATACCGCGGAGACGATGCGTTCACGGTGATCGAGACCGAGGACATCGACATGGACGCGTTCATCAGCAAGGCGGAGTCCTACTTCGAGGACCACTACACCGGTGAGAACCTCGAGGCGTACAAGGCCATCCGCGAGATGGCCGGCTAGACCGCTGCACGAGCGGAACGGGGTGGGTGCAGTCACGCACCCACCCCGTTCCCGTGCGGCGGGTCAGCCGGCGGGATCCGTCGAGAGCCGACGACTCAGCGCCATCGCGGCGGCGCGCACCGCCGGCGCCACACGGTCCGGCACGAGGCTCTCTGCGGGCCCGGCCACGGAGATCGCTGCGAGGGGCGTCAACACGCCGGAGCTCAGGATGGGGCTCGCCGCGCAGGCACGGCCCGGGGTGCACTCCTCGTCTTCGGTGGCCACCCCGAGCCTCCGGATGTCCGCGAATTCGCGATGCAGGACGGATGCCTCCGTGATCGTCTTCGAGGTGCGCCTCGTGAGTTCTCGTCCGGTGACCGCCGTGACGACGCTCTGCGGTGCGAATGCCAGCATCGCCTTCCCCACGGCTGTCGCGTGCGCGGGGAGCCGACTGCCGATGCGGACGAGCGGTCTGGATGCGGGGCCCCGAACGACCGCGACGAAGACGACGTCCCCTCCGTCCAACACGGCGAGATGAACCGTCTGCCCGGTGACATCGCGCAGTTCGGCCATCACCGGCAGCGCGACCCGGCGAAGAAGCCGCGGCTGTTGGACCGTCTGCCCGAGTTCGAACAAGCGGACACCCAAGTAGAGCCGGTCGCCCTCCCGATCGAGGAACCGCTGCTCGACCAGGTCGGCGGCGATCCTCGAGACGGTCGACTTCGGGAGGTTGGCGCGACGGGCCAGCTCCGAGACCCCGAGCCCTTCGTCCTCTTCGCCGAAGGCGTCGAACACAGCGCTCACGCGGTCCAGGACACTGACCGAATCGGTCCAGTTCGCGGTGCGCATCTGCTAGGCGGCGACGAGGCGGCGCGTCACGGTGGTGCCGGCCGCGCGGACCAGCGGCGTGACGCGCTCGGGGTCCATACTCCCGCTCGGGCCCGCGATGGAGATCGCACCGAGCACCACGCGGTCGGGAGAGAGGACGGGACTCGCGACAGCGAGGATGCCCGGATATGACTCTTCGATGTCCTGCGCCACGACGGACGCGCGCACGTGCGCGAGTTCGTCCCGGAAGTGGTCGGCCGCGTCGTCGGCGAGCGGCGCGCTGATGCGGCTCACGAGCGCCGAATCGGCGCAGAACGCCAGAAAGGCCTTGCCGCTCGCGGTCGTCAGGGCGGGCGATCGCATGCCTGCGCGCGTCGGGAGCATGGGGAGACGGCCCGCCACGGCGGCGATGGACACCATGTCGCTGCCTTGGGGCACCCATAGACCCACGCGCTCGCCCGTAACCTCGCAGAGGTTGCGGATGACCGGTCCGGCGGCGGCGAGCAGTCGGCGCGGCAGGCTCGCCCGCGCCCCGAGCTCGAAGAGCCGGAGCCCGAGGGATACCCCCTCGTCGGTACGCACGAGGTAGCGCTGCTGTGTCAGGTCCGCGACGAGCCGCGAGACGGTCGATTTGGGAAGAGCGGTCGCGGTCGCGATCTCGGTGATCGTGCTCGTACCGCCGGCCGTCTTGACCGCGTCGAGAATCGCCACGATGCGATCGAGCACTGAGACCGGAGCTCCGCGGGGAGCGGACGTGGTGTTCCATTCGGCGAGACTCTTCATCGAGCATCTCCTCCCAGCGGCTTGAATCGTCGTCGATCGCCCTTCCGCTTTCGAACGTACTAGTTAGTACGTCTGCCTGCAACGCTGGTCGTCCAACAACTGCGGCACCGACGCCGGTGACCGCACGGAGGTGTAATGCGCACGTCGATCGCGACGGTCTGCCTGAGCGGCACGCTGGAAGAGAAGCTCGTCGCCGCTCGAGAAGCCGGGTTCGACGGTGTCGAGATCTTCGAGCCCGACCTCGTGGCGTCGCCCCTCTCACCGGAGGCGATCCGGGACCGGGGTGAGGAACTGGGTCTGACACTCGATCTGTATCAGCCCTTCCGCGACTTCGAGGGCGTGGGCCCTGATCTGCTCGAGCAGAATCTCGAGCGCGCGGCCGCCAAATTCCGCCTGATGAATCGGCTCGGCATCGACACCATGCTGCTCTGCAGCAATGTCGCCACCGCGCGCAGCGGTGACGAGCAGCTCGCCGCGTCTCAACTGCGGATGCTCGGCTCTCTGGCGGACGAATACGACGTGCGCGTCGCATATGAGGCGCTGGCGTGGGGGCGGTTCGTGGACGACTACCAGGCGGCCGCGCGAATCGTTCGCCTGACCGATCACGCGCGCATCGGACTGTGCCTCGACAGCTTCCACATCCTGTCGAAAGGGCATGACCCAGAGGCCATCGAGACGATTCCCGTCGACAAGATCTTCTTCGTCCAGATGGCCGACGCGCCCCTGCTCTCGTTGGACGTCCTGTCGTGGAGCAGGCATCACCGGGTCTTCCCAGGCGAGGGCGGCTTCGATCTCGGCACGTTCATGGCGCACCTCGTCCGCACCGGCTACGACGGGCCGGTCTCGCTCGAAGTCTTCAACGACACCTTCCGTCAGGCGGACACGGTGGCGACGGCCATCGATGCGCGGCGCTCCCTTCGCTGGCTGGAGCACAAGACCGCCGAATCGCTCGGCACCGGCGCTCGCAGCCGGGCCGACCGCATGGCGACGACGCCGCTGCCGGAAGTCGCCCCGCCGGCCGACGTGAGCTATGTCGAGCTCCGGCCGGGGGAGCCGAGCGAGCTGCGGCGACTCCTCTCGCAGCTGGGCTTCCGATCCCATGGCCGGCACCGCACGAAGAACGTGGAACTGTGGTCGCAAGGAGCGGCGCGGATCGTTCTCGGTCCCCCCCGACCCCGACGGCAACCAGCCGACCGTCGCGGGCATCGGTCTCTCCGTGGTCGATCCCGCTCGGGCGCTGCGGCGCGCGGTGGACCTGTTCGCGCCTGAAGTCCCGCGGGAGCAGGGCACCGGCGACGAGCCTCTCGTCGGCGTCCGGGCGCCGGACGGGTCGGAGCTCTTCTTCGGGGCGAGTGCGAGCACCGAGCCGCGATGGGTGCAGGAGTTCGGCGCCGCGGAGTCCGACACGGACGTCGCGGTCGAATGCGTGGACCACGTCAACATGGCGCAGCCCTGGCAGCACTTCGATGCCGCCGTGCTCTTCTTCCAGTCCGTCCTCGACCTGCGGACCGAGGCATCCGTCGAGGTCGCCGCTCCCATCGGGCTGGTCCGGAGCCAGGCTCTCCACACCGAGGGCGACGTCCTGCGCGTCGCGCTGAACCTGGTCCCCTCGGGCGCGCGGGAGGACGACATCCTTCCGCAGCACATCGCCTTCGCCACGCAGGACATCCTTGCGCTCGCGCGAGCGGCTCGGGCAAGGGGCTTCCGGCCACTTCCCATCCCCGCGAACTACTACGACGACGTCCAAGCGCGCTTCCGGCTCGAACCCGGTCTGCTGGACCAACTCAGAGAACTCGATGTCATGTACGACCGCGATGAGTCAGGAGAGTTCTTGCACTTCTACACCGAGCCCGTCGGGACGGTCTTCCTCGAAGTCGTCGAGCGCCGCGACGGGTACACCGGCTACGGCGCGGTCAACGCACCGGTGCGCCTCGCTGCGCAGCATCAGTATCGCCGAGCCGCATCCAAGGGGAGCGGCGCATGATCCGCCATGTCGCGGTCTTCCGTTTCATCCCGGAATTCACGAGCGACCAGCGGGAGGAATGGATGTCGATGCTCCGGAAGCTGCCGGAGCAGATACCCGAACTGCGGAGCATGAGCGTGGGAACCGATCTCCTGCGGGGTGCTGCGTCCCATGACGTGGCGATCGTCGCCGACTTCGACGACCTGGCCGGGTTGGAGGCGTATACCCGTCACCCTGCCCACGCCGAGGTCCTGACGATCTCGGGTCCGGTGAAGGCGTCCCTCGCGACGGTCGACTTCGAGATCCCGAGCGCCTCGTGACCGATGACGCGGGCGGGGGCGGCCTGGGCTCTCCCCGGGATGGAACGCACTACCTCGTCGGTCTCATCGGCGACGGCATCACGGCATCCCTGACGCCCCCCTGCACGAAGTCGAGGCGCGCGCGATGGGACTGGATTACGAGTACCGCATCCTGGATCTCCTCGAGCTCGGCCGACCGGCGAACGATGTCGGTGCGATGCTCACCGAGGCGCGATCCGCCGGCTACGCGGCGATGAACATCACGCATCCCTGCAAGCAGCTCGTGCTGGACCTCGTCGACGAGCTGGACACGGATGCCGCGAACCTGCGCGCCGTCAACCTCGTGGTCTTCGACGGTGACCGCCTCGTCGGCTACAACACGGACTGGATGGGCTACCGCGACGGCCTGATCGCCGGCCTGCCGAACGCGTCGCTCGACCGCGTCGTGCAGATCGGATGCGGTGGTGCCGGTGCGGCGACCGCGTATGCGCTCCTCTCCGTGGGGGCCCAGCGGTTGGACCTGTTCGATGCAGACGCCGTCCGCGCGGATGAGCTCGCGCTGCGGATGCGCGCTCGTTTCACTGAGGCGACGATCGGGACGCTCGCGTCCGACGAACTCCCGGAAGCGATCGCCGTCGCGACGGGCGTCGTACACGCGACTCCCCTCGGAATGCTCCATCACCCCGGCGTCGCCTTCGACGTCGGACTGCTCGCCGAGAGGGCCTGGGTCTCGGACGTGGTGTACCGCCCCCTGGAGACGGAGCTGATCCGGGAGGCGGCGCAACGAGGGCATCCCGTGCTCGACGGCGGGCGGATGGCCGTCGGCCAGGCATGCGCTAGTCTCCGAATCATCACGGGTCTCGAGCCCGACCGCGACAGGATGCAGCGCCACTTCCGTGACCTCATCAGCGCCGAGGTGGATTCGCGCATGCGAAGGGGAGGTCGATGAGCAGTTCCGCGAGCGACACGAGCGCGGCTGCGAACACCGACCGCGCGGAGCGCACGCAGGCGGACATCCTGAGGGTCGCGACCGCGGAGTTCGCGGCCAACGGTTACGCGGGTGCGCGAGTGGACGAGATCGCCGCGCGCACGCGCACGACGAAGCGGATGATCTACTACTACTTCGGATCGAAGGAAGGGCTCTATCTCGCGGTGCTCGAGCGGGTGTACGCGCAGATCCGCCAGGTCGAGCGAGGCATCCAGGTAGCGGAGCTCGCGCCGGATGAGGCGCTGCGCACGATCGCCGAGGCCACCTACGACCACCACACGACGCACCAGGCCTTCATCCAGCTGGTGAGCATCGAGAACATCCATCGCGCGGAGCACCTCAAGCAGTCCGAGACGATCCTCCGCGAGAACGCCACCGCGATCACGCTGTTGGAGGAGGTGATCGACCGGGGAGTGCGGGCCGGAATCTTCCGGGACGACATCGATGCGGTGGACGTGCACATGGTGATCAGTGCATACGCCTGCTTCCACGTGGCGAATCGGCACACGTTCGCGGCGATCTTCGACCGCGACATGCTCGACCCGCAGCTCCAGGACTCCCACCGCAGGCTGATCGGCGACATGATCGTCGCCACGATGACCGATCGCCGCGGCCGCTGAGCCGCTCGGCGACTGTCGTCAGCCCCAGGCAGGTCCGGTCGTCGCGAGTCGACGCGCGACGGCACTGGCGGCCGCACGAACCGCCGGCGTCAGACGGTCGAGGTCGAACCGGTCCGCACCGCACGAGACGGAGATCGCTCCGGCGACGCGGCCCGATGGGGCGAACACGGCCGCAGCGGCTGAGGACGATTCCGGATCGTACTCGCGCACTTCGCTCGCCGCGTCACGTCTGCGGACGTCCGCCAGCTCACCTCGGAGCCTCACCGGATCGGTCACCGTCCCGGACGTCCATGCCCTGAGCTCCGACGAGAGGATCTCCTCGACGTCGAGGGGCGCAGAGTGGGCGAGCACCGCCTTTCCGAGTGAGGTGGCGTGGACGGGAAGCCGCGAGCCGGTGCGGATCGTGGGCCGCCCGCCGGCTCGCCCGCGAAGCGTGGCGATGCAGACCATCGCGCCTCCGTCGCGGATGGCGAGGTGCACGTTCTCGCCCGTCTTGTCGCGGAGCTCGGCCAGAACGGGCAGCGCCGCGATTCTGAGCTCCCGGGGCTCCTCCGCCAGCTGTCCGAGCTCGAACAGCCGCAGGCCCAGGTGTATGAGCTTGCCGTCCCGCTCCAGGTACCGCTGCTTCACCAGCGTCGCCACCAGCCGGGAGACCGTGGACTTCGGAAGTCCCGCACGCAGGGCCAGCTCCGAGATCCCGAGCCCTCTGTCGTTCTGATCGAACGCCTCGAGGATCAGCGTCATGCGGTCGAGGACGCCGATGCCGTCTTCGACCACCTTGCCCACCATCTCCTAGGCCACCTGCAATGCCAGTCGGTGGGTGAGCGCCGAGGCGGCGTGACGCACGAGCGGTGCGAT
This genomic interval from Microbacterium sp. 4R-513 contains the following:
- a CDS encoding TRAP transporter small permease, giving the protein MTDKDPGAEPEEGNGAEPEKGTGAEPGEVSDDTRSIPLRDSIFPQTNTFFTTPKFNQGLPPDPLVIRVLSAIEITIAVTLFAGIIFGVMYQVLGRYFPSVSWVGAGELALLSMIALTFITTGYLVGRNGHIVLEIFDEMLAGTRLFIALRVISAVIMVLTSIALAYEAWVKIETEWGRLSAAMHLPLGVIYIFALVGFLSAAVHSSFKIPYANRPERKLDIGEMEG
- a CDS encoding TRAP transporter large permease, producing MDLWLYILLFVVFLLLRVPVAFAMIASSMLYFYSHGLSAGYAISSIVNGINSFPLLAVPLFIFVGTIANNLGIATRLYDLARALLPRLPGNLAYVNLGTAIGFSWISGSALADAASTSKVQIPQMLKAGYPYGFSSGLTASGSLMSTVMPPSIPAVLFAATASISTGALFAGSIIPAMLMAVGLAAYIFFWVRRHPDVAVSRPFNSSMLGKAAVRVIGPALLPVIILGGIFSGLFTATESAGIAAVYMLILGAIYRTLTWPVFWKSAKETVVIAGGILLILGASNLMGQVLAREQVSRHLGEWLTGLTDNPIVFLLMLNVLLILLGIPPRGAAGDPRAGAHPDADRRAVRDRAGAAGRDHDPQPDDRVAHATRRCGPVRRRVDHAQTHGRALPRNPPVPRPTGYRPPPADALPDHRDVPAAAARLAVADPFPAPVCPRDRARGRTGGRDHRERSLPWQERSSC
- a CDS encoding type II 3-dehydroquinate dehydratase; this encodes MARALFVLNGSNLNMLGQREPELYGTATLADVRADCERLAGELGFDLFFAQSNAEHELVEWVQEAFRRNAAVVINPAGFSFGSVPLLDALHILSAPIVEVHITNIHARDAAHRHSLISTVARVVIAGAGVFGYELAIRAADRLMLDHPE
- a CDS encoding FAD-dependent oxidoreductase codes for the protein MKNAEARGFDAIVVGAGLAGLAATRRLAGSGLRVALLEKRDRIGGSSAMSGGWFALSGTPLQRSQRVDDSEAVFLADMLATGGGFADESLLRALVARQALALEAIDRADAWTDELKISAGMTVARAHLVRMPDLLGHLQREAVAAGAVVLVDQPGEGLVFDGTRVVGIRSGGAVLAAEAGVVLTTGGFSRSRELLELFVPDQAAAMPYGGVGNTGDGIRMAWMLGAGLADIGHVTGTYGQHAETTDDEHELLTANYLGGILVNAHGERFADESESYKVLGSAVLDQPRRMAFQIFDARVRALSRPGVPLSDMDRIEELGHLHSAPTVAALAHALGIPADALEQTIARYNDAAIGRREDDFGRTGLVNGVGALLPVEIGPFYAYPAVTAMTSTYGGLSVEPDTAVKRVDGSRIERLYAAGEVAGGFHGASYMTGTALTKALVFGCEAAEAILRS
- a CDS encoding Gfo/Idh/MocA family oxidoreductase yields the protein MSRRVEHVPANPPAALSAEWNDPCRTQRGGLRSGRGAALRVREGGPVTVSGSPPVRVGVIGAGFMGRQHIDFIRGARGAALAAIADPAVTDPDVGCPVFTSAGEMLDAGQVDAVVIANPNALHVETAIDCLEAGVAVLLEKPAAVDYAESRRLVDAVARLEGRLLVGHHRRHHPAVARARRAISDGELGEVVAVSGMWSARKDDAYFADVEWHRRKGAGVTLINVVHDLDLLRHLCGEVAQIQALYSSQARGFEVEDTVSLTLRFESGVVGSFVASDAGVSPWGWDQATEETMAFPFLPDGDAYRFVGTRAALSVPNLAKYSYEAGASPDWHSPLSRTYLPTPQRGSFQAQLDHFLEVASGEADPLVTAEDASRTLALVEAADLAARTGRTVDVTKFRNDLPDPEDA
- the dctP gene encoding TRAP transporter substrate-binding protein DctP, which encodes MSTARSARRGIFAASAFAAIALVAAGCAGGGTPESSSGETAQASEPVTLTVATSQNEETPNYYCGVELLKERLEDADIGFTVELYPASQLGPDADRFPLVQAGDIDIDLQGASALSSTYEPIGVVDAAYAFDDVDHAFNWIDEGSEDLFGAFHDSTGVNIVDGWFFGNRTFTTKDVKVKSPDDLEGVPIRFPNSPQFLANAEALGVTNPVSVAVEEVYSALQQGIAVGQENPIVATHSSSYDEVLNTVVLNNHNVGIHWILVSDKTYDKMSDEQAELLEKTIHEIRPENRTCVEEATDEILDEYRGDDAFTVIETEDIDMDAFISKAESYFEDHYTGENLEAYKAIREMAG